A portion of the Musa acuminata AAA Group cultivar baxijiao chromosome BXJ1-1, Cavendish_Baxijiao_AAA, whole genome shotgun sequence genome contains these proteins:
- the LOC135671024 gene encoding protein ENHANCER OF LHP1 1-like → MNRGTSPSSNHVQCTRKFDIPDAANETKTCCSRQNGLPSETIFAPETLPFVINSRPNPHPNKTTWRKRVVMKRSLKLREAHKGIGSPALCSILWDADGRHLVTSNASDRSVSIHDASHPPKLAKEVRDHKDGVTALALSPGSNSLASGSIDHSVKIYSFPDGEFQSNVTRFTLPIRSLAFNKSGSLLAAAGDDDGIKLIATIDNTISKVLKGHRGPVTGLSFDPSNEFLASVDTFGTVIYWELSSGKQMHTLKAIAPNCDADASLINVLSWSPNGETLAVPGLKNDVVMYDRDTAEKMFTLKGDHERPVCFLAWSPSGKYMATAGLDKQVLIWDVDLRQDIERQKIDDRICSLAWKQNGNALAVIDVMGKIGIWESPVPSCMKSPTDGAADLQARGTNRLLLFDEDDETPSASGSLDDAIEESHGESAPFGHKRSRKQSISDEICDEDSDGEDGLLRQIESRKRSAAKHKKHTRDWKEGNASSSNSTRPNMQEAFQPGSTPAETGKRRFLVYNMLGSITTIENEGYSHVEVDFHDTGRGPRVPAMTDYFGFTMAALNENGSVFSNPCKGEKNMSTLMYRPFSSWANNSEWLMRFEGEEVKAVALGTGWVAAITNLNLLRIFTEGGLQRHILCLNGPVVTAAGYEDKLAIVTHASECLSSGDQMLDVLVLNISEGAKLFEGRLPLSPTSCLTWFGFSEEGQLSSYDSKGVLRVFSHQYGGSWLPVFSAEKTRQSEDETHWIVGLNASKLFCIICKSPNCYPTVMPKPVLELLSLSFPLASSDLGAADLESELMMSQLHLSQTQKKIQEMAMAGLDTTALDDEAFNTEAAIDRFMLRLIASCCNGDKLVRATELAKSLSLEKSVKGAIKLVTALKLPILAERFSGILEERLFNGCRTPAAIPCVASPRTITNNVPSSSDTIRTGAPVLTPSSLSCPRFPRRDAIEEKAGGKEACKDAGDGDATAGVKPKPKPPSSDSGKHEGNDKGQMPSSSTMEEGDLKGRTNLVQSRGPTNPFAKTASPQERASLLESIRKMKRAENEKDGKSSNKKVKVQK, encoded by the exons ATGAATCGAGGCACGAGTCCAAGTTCAAATCACGTGCAATGTACGAGAAAGTTCGACATCCCCGACGCCGCGaacgaaaccaaaacctgttgctccCGCCAAAATGGGCTTCCCTCCGAAACAATTTTCGCGCCAGAAACCCTACCCTTTGTAATTAATAGCCGACCAAACCCTCACCCAAACAAGACGACCTGGAGGAAGAGGGTCGTCATGAAGCGATCGCTGAAGCTCCGGGAGGCGCACAAGGGCATCGGGTCACCGGCGCTCTGTTCGATCCTGTGGGACGCCGACGGCCGCCACCTCGTTACGTCCAACGCCTCCGATCGCTCCGTCTCCATCCATGACGCCTCCCATCCGCCGAAGCTCGCCAAGGAGGTCCGCGACCACAAGGACGGGGTCACTGCCCTCGCCCTCAGTCCCGGCTCCAACTCCCTTGCCTCCGGATCCATCGACCACTCCGTCAAGATCTACAGCTTCCCAG ATGGAGAGTTCCAGAGCAATGTCACACGGTTCACCTTGCCGATCCGATCTCTCGCGTTCAACAAATCCGGAAGCTTGTTGGCCGCGGCCGGTGACGACGACGGCATCAAACTGATTGCAACCATAGACAACACAATCTCCAAGGTGCTCAAGGGGCACAGGGGGCCTGTGACCGGCCTATCCTTCGATCCGTCGAATGAGTTCTTGGCGTCCGTGGACACGTTCGGTACTGTCATATATTGGGAGCTCTCGTCGGGGAAACAGATGCACACCCTGAAGGCCATCGCGCCTAACTGTGACGCAGATGCCTCGCTGATTAATGTGCTAAGCTGGAGCCCCAATGGCGAAACTTTGGCTGTCCCAGGGTTGAAGAACGATGTGGTAATGTACGACCGAGACACAGCCGAGAAGATGTTCACCTTGAAAGGAGACCATGAGAGACCTGTTTGCTTCCTGGCCTGGTCTCCCAGTGGGAAGTACATGGCAACTGCTGGGTTGGACAAGCAGGTCCTCATCTGGGATGTGGATCTGAGGCAGGACATCGAAAGACaaaaaattgatgatagaatctgCTCTTTGGCATGGAAGCAAAACGGGAATGCTTTAGCCGTCATTGATGTTATGGGTAAGATTGGCATCTGGGAATCTCCAGTACCGTCATGCATGAAATCCCCGACGGATGGTGCTGCAGATCTACAGGCAAGAGGCACAAATAGGCTTCTTTTATTTGATGAAGATGATGAGACTCCAAGCGCTTCTGGGAGCTTGGATGATGCCATCGAGGAGAGTCATGGTGAGTCGGCTCCATTCGGCCACAAAAGATCAAGGAAACAATCTATATCTGATGAGATCTGCGATGAAGATAGCGATGGGGAGGACGGACTGCTGCGCCAGATAGAATCGCGAAAGAGAAGTGCTGCTAAGCACAAGAAGCACACGAGAGACTGGAAAGAAGGCAATGCAAGCTCATCCAACTCCACAAGGCCTAACATGCAGGAGGCATTTCAACCAGGTTCCACTCCTGCGGAGACCGGGAAGCGACGTTTTCTTGTCTACAACATGCTTGGAAGTATCACCACAATCGAAAACGAGGGCTACTCCCACGTAGAG GTAGATTTCCATGATACTGGAAGAGGTCCCAGGGTTCCTGCCATGACTGATTACTTTGGTTTCACAATGGCTGCTCTGAACGAAAATGGAAGCGTCTTCTCAAATCCATGCAAAGGTGAAAAGAACATGAGTACTCTTATGTATCGTCCTTTTAGTAGCTGGGCCAACAACAGCGAG TGGTTAATGAGGTTTGAAGGAGAGGAAGTGAAGGCTGTGGCACTCGGTACTGGTTGGGTGGCTGCTATTACTAATCTTAATCTCCTACGTATCTTCACAGAGGGTGGCTTGCAG AGACATATCCTTTGCCTTAATGGTCCAGTGGTGACTGCAGCTGGTTACGAGGATAAATTGGCAATAGTTACTCATGCTTCAGAATGTCTTTCATCAGGAGATCAG ATGCTAGACGTTCTAGTGCTTAACATATCGGAGGGAGCCAAGCTTTTCGAAGGCCGCCTACCGTTGAGTCCAACCTCTTGTTTAACATGGTTTGGATTCAGTGAGGAAGGACAACTAAGTTCATATGATTCCAAG GGAGTGCTCAGAGTTTTCAGTCACCAATATGGAGGCAGTTGGCTTCCGGTCTTCAG CGCTGAGAAAACAAGGCAGTCGGAGGACGAAACTCACTGGATAGTGGGGTTAAATGCAAGCAAGCTATTCTGTATCATATGCAAATCTCCTAATTGTTACCCAACG GTGATGCCGAAGCCTGTGCTCGAGCTGCTCAGCCTTTCGTTTCCTCTTGCCTCTTCCGATCTAGGTGCTGCGGATCTCGAGAGTGAGCTCATGATGAGCCAGTTGCATCTCTCACAG ACCCAGAAGAAGATCCAAGAAATGGCCATGGCGGGTCTGGATACCACTGCGCTTGACGACGAAGCCTTCAACACGGAAGCTGCCATTGACCGGTTCATGTTGAGGCTCATTGCTAGCTGTTGCAATG GCGATAAGCTCGTGAGGGCCACTGAGCTGGCTAAGTCGCTCTCCCTGGAGAAATCAGTCAAAGGTGCGATAAAGCTGGTTACCGCGCTGAAGCTTCCCATACTGGCAGAACGGTTCAGTGGCATACTGGAG GAGAGATTGTTCAACGGATGTAGAACGCCGGCTGCCATTCCATGTGTTGCCTCTCCACGTACCATTACGAACAATGTGCCATCTTCATCCGACACCATTAGAACCGGTGCGCCGGTTTTGACACCATCATCTTTGTCTTGCCCACGCTTCCCAAGGCGAGACGCGATAGAAGAGAAGGCAGGAGGAAAGGAAGCTTGCAAGGACGCCGGTGATGGAGACGCAACAGCGGGTGTAAAGCCGAAGCCGAAGCCGCCATCAAGCGATTCTGGGAAGCATGAAGGGAACGATAAGGGTCAGATGCCTAGCAGCAGTACGATGGAAGAAGGGGATTTGAAGGGAAGAACCAACCTGGTACAGTCCCGTGGGCCGACGAATCCATTTGCTAAAACAGCCAGCCCTCAGGAGAGAGCGTCTCTTCTGGAGTCCATCCGAAAGATGAAGAGAGCCGAGAATGAGAAGGATGGAAAGTCCAGCAATAAGAAGGTGAAGGTTCAGAAATAG
- the LOC135671110 gene encoding splicing factor Cactin-like yields the protein MAKGEGDGKRERRRGRSPSSVDDDKSETASDSPQRRRRTSSHRRSGRRSSDGDSSRRGRKKRSSGRRSSDDDGSDYFDSGSEDRRGRRKKRSSRDITDEEVLEYMAKKAQKKALKVAKKLKANAVSGYSNDSNPFGDSNLTEKFVWRKKIEHDITQGVPLDISVKAEKKRQRERMAEIEKVKKRREERAIEKAQHEEEMAMLARERARAEFQDWEKKEEEFHFDQSKVRSGIRLREGRSRPIDVLTKNLSGSEEFDIELNEPYMVFKGLTVKEMEELRDDIKMHLDLDRATPMHIEYWEALMVICNWELAEARKRDALDRARVRGEEPPPEVLAEERGLHSSIEADVKNLLEGKKFRDLEAMQQQIESQMRSGTAKVVEYWEAILKRLQIYKAKACLREIHTSLLRKYLQRLEQVADDEHHLEAHEDIRPEVEDVMHDTEDSKPYSPEPIIEEPSCEPEEELGSFSPQLLQGDEDDEAIDPEEDRAELERKREAVVIEQQRRIQEAITAKTNTPEDSMELKAMKAMGAMEEGDAVFGAGAEVTLDSQVYWWHDKYRPRKPKYFNRVHTGYEWNKYNQTHYDHDNPPPKIVQGYKFNIFYPDLVDKTKAPVYTIEKDDSNGETCLIRFHAGPPYEDIAFRIVNKEWEYSHKKGFKCTFERGILHLYFNFKRYRYRR from the exons ATGGCCAAAGGCGAGGGCGATGGAAAGAGAGAGAGGCGGCGAGGGAGATCGCCATCGTCGGTTGACGACGATAAGTCTGAAACGGCGTCCGATTCGCCTCAGAGGAGGCGGCGGACCTCTTCCCATCGGAGGAGCGGACGCCGGAGCAGCGACGGCGACAGCAGCCGAAGGGGGCGGAAGAAGAGGAGCAGTGGCCGTCGGAGCTCCGACGATGATGGCAGCGATTACTTCGACTCCGGATCGGAGGACCGGCGGGGGAGACGGAAGAAGAGGTCGTCGAGGGATATCACCGATGAGGAGGTATTGGAGTACATGGCCAAGAAAGCCCAGAAGAAG GCTCTGAAGGTTGCGAAGAAGCTCAAAGCAAATGCAGTATCTGGCTACTCCAATGATTCAAATCCATTTGGGGACTCGAACCTGACCGAGAA GTTTGTATGGAGGAAAAAGATAGAACATGATATCACTCAAGGTGTACCTTTGGATATATCTGTAAAGGCTGAAAAGAAGAGGCAAAGAGAAAGGATG GCAGAGATTGAGAAAGttaagaaaagaagagaggaaaggGCAATTGAAAAGGCACAACATGAGGAAGAAATG GCAATGCTAGCTAGAGAGCGAGCCCGTGCTGAGTTTCAAGattgggagaagaaagaagaagag TTCCATTTTGACCAAAGCAAAGTCAGATCTGGGATTAGATTGCGTGAAGGACGTTCAAGGCCCATAGATGTACTCACCAAAAATCTCAGTGGTTCAGAAGAGTTTGACATTGAACTAAATGAACCTTACATGGTATTCAAG GGGCTTACTGTGAAGGAGATGGAAGAGCTTCGTGATGACATTAAGATGCATCTGGATTTGGATAGAGCAACTCCAATGCATATTGAATATTGGGAG GCATTGATGGTAATTTGTAACTGGGAACTTGCTGAAGCTCGGAAAAGAGATGCACTAGATCGAGCTAGAGTACGTGGTGAGGAACCACCTCCTGAGGTTCTTGCAGAAGAAAGGGGTTTGCACTCCAGCATTGAGGCAGATGTGAAGAATCTCTTAGAAGGGAAGAAGTTCAGGGATTTGGAGGCAATGCAACAACAAATTGAGTCACAAATGCGCTCAGGCACTGCCAAGGTTGTTGAGTATTGGGAAGCTATATTAAAACGCCTCCAAATATATAAAGCAAAG GCTTGCTTGAGAGAAATCCATACTTCACTTTTAAGAAAGTATCTGCAACGTTTGGAGCAAGTTGCAGACGATGAACACCACTTAGAAGCACATGAAGATATAAGGCCTGAGGTGGAGGATGTAATGCATGATACAGAGG ATTCCAAGCCTTATTCTCCTGAACCCATAATTGAGGAGCCAAGCTGTGAACCTGAAGAAGAACTAGGCTCCTTTTCACCTCAACTCTTGCAAGGCGATGAAGATGATGAAGCAATTGATCCTGAAGAAGATAGGGCAGAGCTG GAGCGGAAACGTGAGGCTGTAGTAATAGAGCAGCAAAGAAGGATTCAGGAAGCAATAACTGCAAAGACAAATACACCTGAAGATAGCATGGAACTCAAAGCCATGAAAGCCATGGGAGCTATGGAAGAAGGTGATGCAGTTTTTGGTGCTGGTGCTGAAGTGACCCTGGATTCACAG GTGTACTGGTGGCATGACAAATATCGGCCAAGAAAACCCAAGTACTTCAATCGGGTTCATACCGGATACGAGTGGAATAAATATAACCAGACCCATTATGATCATGATAACCCTCCACCGAAGATTGTACAGGGATACAAGTTCAATATCTTTTATCCTGATCTTGTTGACAAGACGAAAGCACCTGTGTACACTATTGAAAAGGACGATAGCAATGGTGAGACATGTCTCATAAGATTTCATGCGGGACCTCCCTACGAGGATATT GCCTTCCGCATTGTCAACAAGGAATGGGAGTATTCTCACAAGAAGGGCTTTAAATGTACATTTGAGCGTGGCATTCTGCATCTCTATTTCAACTTCAAGCGGTACCGCTACAGGAGATAA
- the LOC103993745 gene encoding transcription initiation factor IIA subunit 2 — MATFELYRRSSIGMCLTETLDEMVSTGTLSPELAYQVLVQFDKSMTEALETQVKSKVSVKGHLHTYRFCDNVWTFILQDAVFKSEDRLEQVKRVKIVACDSKLLTQ; from the exons ATGGCCACATTTGAGTTGTACCGAAGGTCCTCCATTGGCATGTGCTTGACGGAAACCTTAGATGAGATGGTATCTACTGGAACTTTAAGCCCAGAGCTAGCTTATCAAGTGCTTGTGCAGTTTGATAAG TCTATGACAGAGGCCTTGGAGACCCAAGTGAAGAGCAAGGTTTCTGTCAAG GGTCATCTGCACACCTACAGGTTTTGTGACAATGTGTGGACATTCATCTTgcaagatgcagttttcaaaagtGAGGACCGCCTGGAACAAGTGAAGAGAGTGAAGATTGTTGCTTGTGACTCCAAGTTGCTTACACAGTGA
- the LOC103993770 gene encoding WPP domain-interacting tail-anchored protein 1 has protein sequence MATDDCDDNCLQEDGSLCGEGMNGGNGFEALTRVELDIAYSSEKLLNLEILLMLVVDRANDFEAVSMEYKDISDESVMKAFESDILSGILDMEVKELQSFMCLLQTEIIEAHQQVSQNEHFEESAAKAEEKLHDAEKSVKKLQDSVADILDQSSTFIRTLALCHCETRTDESEEPDNGHLSSISTKLKPQSLDQQRHVLQMLEKSLARELDFEKKLSDLRYSEEDLKLKLHYAERELYCMEELMEICLERAFEAENAAEILLGTSEELAGRVQVLQLNLNSSQHREHEMRSKLQESLMKIHAEEAAKERLTHAELDLISSKERGASGLKAEDESLLASSEILSLKDKVRTLEEKLRESDAQLQLAKASVGTSQQQQSALQSALSQVEKVIEGLKANVLRTESRAEIAEAKYAELSKTNVELNEELFFLRNSGSEKTNLLERRCQELHTQLEHAKASVEALEEQQNGLYAAISDMQNMIENLKTKVSKAESRAESAESKVNLLTETNLELNEELGFLRGRLEYLEMSLQQAEGAKTAIAKDIGIRAKTISDLVKKLALERERLQSQITALTKKNKILAEKCKTKENAHTSLSYNVEALTESSTTGSWVEKPIAAVPVSEKSAEMTVSAEESSGGDSKIETVRTIEPAHLDPKYLFMAVLIVSIAILTFYQYQQVRNHA, from the exons ATGGCTACTGATGATTGCGATGATAATTGTTTGCAAGAGGATGGTTCACTATGTGGAGAGGGAATGAATGGAGGAAATGGATTCGAGGCTTTGACAAGAGTAGAACTTGATATTGCATATTCTTCAGAGAAGCTACTAAACTTGGAGATACTCTTGATGCTAGTAGTTGATAGAGCCAATGATTTTGAAGCTGTGAGCATGGAATACAAAGACATCTCAGATGAGTCTGTTATGAAGGCCTttgaatctgatattttatctggGATTTTAGACATGGAGGTCAAAGAACTACAAAGCTTCATGTGCTTGCTACAAACTGAAATCATAGAGGCCCATCAACAAGTTTCTCAAAATGAGCACTTTGAAGAATCTGCTGCTAAAGCAGAAGAGAAGTTGCATGATGCTGAAAAATCTGTGAAGAAGTTGCAAGATTCAGTTGCTGATATACTAGATCAGTCATCGACGTTCATAAGAACTCTAGCTTTGTGCCATTGTGAAACCA GGACTGATGAAAGTGAAGAACCTGACAATGGTCATTTGTCATCCATCAGCACAAAGTTGAAACCGCAGAGTCTTGACCAACAAAGGCATGTCTTACAAATGTTGGAGAAATCATTGGCCAGAGAACTGGATTTTGAAAAAAAGCTTTCAGATTTAAGATATAGTGAGGAGGATCTTAAGCTGAAACTGCATTATGCAGAAAGAGAGCTATACTGCATGGAAGAGTTGATGGAAATATGTTTGGAGAGGGCATTTGAGGCTGAAAATGCTGCTGAGATACTTTTGGGTACTTCCGAAGAATTAGCTGGAAGAGTTCAGGTTCTTCAACTTAATCTAAATAGTTCACAACATCGGGAACATGAGATGAGATCAAAGTTGCAGGAAAGTTTGATGAAAATACATGCTGAAGAAGCTGCCAAGGAGAGGTTGACTCATGCAGAACTTGATTTAATCTCGTCAAAAGAAAGAGGAGCAAGTGGGTTGAAAGCTGAAGATGAAAGCTTGCTGGCTAGTTCTGAAATCTTGTCTCTGAAGGACAAGGTGAGAACACTTGAGGAGAAGCTTAGAGAGTCTGATGCCCAGTTGCAGCTGGCAAAGGCTTCTGTTGGAACAAGTCAGCAACAACAGAGTGCGCTGCAGTCTGCACTCAGTCAGGTGGAAAAAGTAATTGAGGGTCTCAAGGCTAATGTTTTGAGAACTGAAAGCAGAGCTGAAATTGCAGAAGCAAAGTATGCTGAACTGAGTAAAACTAATGTTGAACTAAATGAAGAGCTTTTTTTTCTTCGAAATAGTGGATCTGAAAAGACAAACCTTTTAGAGAGGAGATGCCAGGAATTACATACTCAgttggagcatgcaaaggcatcTGTTGAAGCACTTGAAGAGCAACAGAATGGATTATATGCTGCAATTTCTGACATGCAAAATATGATCGAGAATCTCAAAACAAAGGTCTCAAAAGCAGAAAGTAGGGCAGAGAGTGCTGAATCTAAGGTTAATCTGTTAACCGAAACTAATTTAGAACTAAATGAAGAGCTGGGTTTCCTAAGAGGACGATTAGAATATTTAGAGATGTCCCTGCAACAAGCTGAGGGTGCAAAAACAGCCATTGCTAAAGACATTGGTATTCGGGCAAAAACTATCAGTGATCTGGTCAAGAAACTAGCCTTGGAAAGAGAACGCCTTCAGTCACAG ataacTGCATTAACGAAAAAGAACAAGATCCTGGCTGAGAAatgcaaaacaaaagaaaatgccCATACTTCTTTGAGCTACAATGTGGAAGCATTGACAGAGTCTTCAACTACGGGTTCTTGG GTAGAGAAGCCCATAGCAGCTGTGCCCGTTAGTGAGAAGAGTGCAGAGATGACTGTTTCAGCGGAGGAATCCTCAGGTGGCGATTCCAAGATTGAGACAGTGAGGACCATAGAACCAGCACATCTTGATCCAAAGTATCTTTTCATGGCTGTCCTCATTGTATCTATTGCAATCCTCACATTCTACCAATATCAACAAGTACGCAATCACGCGTGA
- the LOC135671272 gene encoding transcription factor bHLH76-like, with protein MEMNEDRKFGLEKSHGDHLSDHSSGVSADWQFNTPAMSAAPPHPSTAASLVPPLTSSPLLSAPVPEAFVPGLWNYHTMSVGGSNIQNTTSAIGSIPIGRPVAMSSKGMLLSTPPVIFPPSLPHFPADSGFIERAARFSCLSGSSFMEMNLLRPSQSVAPARKASKVVMETQVQNTELSMTGDKAVSLPAAYGSIDQSRMDTQRDRRSSHISNSESQETNFCEGGQEGNVDSSDVAGNSSPSDLGANKKKRTIRDMEKDQVQRGPQSSSEATKDDTETKHKVEQNSSKHGGKNGKDNSEAAKEGYVHVRARRGQATNSHSLAERVRREKISERMKYLQELVPGCSKVTGKAVMLDEIINYVQSLQRQVEFLSMKLSAVNPQLDFSVERLLAKNLRHSHGSPLSIAGFSQEMSYPQVYPSQQGLGHAGGSTMVNLSDTYRRTMNTQLPTMSGYKEPSMQMHNPWNEEIIMQMDYDANHPPNAQEINRKPDGFAI; from the exons ATGGAAATGAATGAGGACAGGAAGTTTGGGTTGGAGAAGAGCCATGGAGATCACCTGAGCGACCACAGTTCCGGTGTCTCTGCTGACTGGCAATTCAACACCCCTGCAATGAGTGCAGCGCCGCCGCACCCTTCCACCGCCGCCAGCCTCGTGCCACCGTTGACTTCATCTCCGCTTCTTTCGGCTCCAGTGCCGGAGGCCTTCGTTCCTGGTCTCTGGAACTACCATACTATGAGTGTTGGAGGAAGTAACATCCAGAATACTACGAGTGCCATCGGTTCTATACCAATTGGAAGACCAGTAGCCATGTCCtccaaaggcatgcttctatcaaCTCCTCCCGTAATCTTTCCTCCTAGCTTGCCTCATTTCCCCGCCGATTCGGGTTTCATCGAGCGGGCAGCAAGATTCTCATGTCTCAGTGGTAGTAGTTTTATGGAGATGAACCTCCTCAGGCCATCTCAATCAGTGGCTCCAGCAAGAAAGGCTTCGAAGGTTGTCATGGAAACTCAGGTTCAGAACACTGAGCTGAGTATGACCGGTGACAAAGCAGTCTCTCTGCCTGCTGCCTATGGATCCATTGATCAAAGTCGGATGGACACCCAAAGAGATCGAAGAAGCTCTCATATCTCAAACAGCGAATCCCAAGAAACAAATTTCTGTGAAGGTGGACAAGAAGGGAACGTTGATTCATCAGATGTAGCTGGGAATTCATCTCCTAGTGATCTTGGTgcaaacaagaaaaaaagaacCATTCGG GATATGGAGAAGGACCAAGTTCAAAGAGGTCCACAATCATCCTCGGAGGCCACAAAGGATGACACTGAAACTAAACACAAAGTAGAACAGAACAGCTCCAAACACGGTGGGAAAAATGGGAAAGATAACTCAGAAGCTGCAAAGGAGGGTTATGTTCATGTCAGAGCACGGCGTGGACAAGCCACTAACAGTCACAGTCTGGCAGAAAGA GTAAGAAGGGAGAAAATTAGTGAAAGGATGAAATATCTTCAAGAACTTGTGCCTGGTTGCAGCAAA GTCACAGGAAAAGCAGTTATGCTGGATGAAATCATAAACTATGTTCAATCACTCCAAAGACAGGTTGAG TTTCTGTCCATGAAGCTTTCAGCTGTCAATCCACAACTTGACTTCAGCGTAGAAAGGCTTCTTGCCAAAAAT CTTCGACATTCCCATGGTAGCCCATTATCTATAGCTGGATTCTCACAGGAGATGAGTTACCCTCAGGTGTATCCATCTCAACAGGGCTTGGGGCATGCTGGAGGCTCTACCATGGTTAACCTTTCGGACACATATAGGAGAACAATGAATACTCAATTACCAACAATGAGTGGTTATAAAGAGCCTTCAATGCAG ATGCATAATCCCTGGAACGAAGAGATCATCATGCAAATGGATTATGATGCTAATCATCCTCCAAATGCACAAGAGATAAATAGAAAACCGGATGGCTTCGCAATATAA